From Novosphingobium decolorationis, one genomic window encodes:
- a CDS encoding TonB-dependent receptor: protein MTKASRWLLAGTAMLTASPALAQEPAAPAETSAYGNDIVVTAQRRESSLQETPISVTALGEQALQDLQIQRTADLQRVTPSLSVAQGTVDPTTLTIFMRGAGQNAGTWVGYESAVGLYIDDLYFASLTGANLDLADLERIEVLRGPQGTLYGRNTLTGAIKYVTRKPDGSTFGSLQAEAGAYDMVRLKGTVSTALSDDWAVLASGNFYDRDGYFSAPALDRDDYGKATEYGGRVALAYTGGGPFGLNASAFYSRAKNDGSVGLATDPVTLESAASDPYTYVGPLDGYGDVETYGGDLTLSYEVGGATIKSITGVVRNEQEFLADTTAGQPTNTVDGPYALGFDRLESEAGRTQISQELQILGDAVGDRLHYIAGLYYFREKGHQGRSDYLLNLYQLMPQLVDMKTTSYAAYGQLTYDLTPTLSATAGLRYTHETKSVEGYQQNNLTTVPEDRTYGAIDATRKAKSWTPKFGLEWQATPDILAYASVSRGFQAGGFNYLALANPTNYENGFDPQTVWAYEVGLKTTFLDGKAHLNLAAYRNDFSDIQTNVIVAGSSLTQNAGTARVQGIEGEFAYSPLPGWNLFASGSYNDDTYRDIDPASSAASSGATRLPNVPHWQGSAGFSGRVPDEKLGDLLVGADYSYMGGKYLGGTNAPITYMPDYELVNAYVGWAPPVDSDIELRFSVANLLKEDYYVYGNVLGAYGIRSPGDPRTWKVSVRFSY, encoded by the coding sequence ATGACCAAGGCTTCCAGATGGCTGCTGGCCGGAACCGCGATGCTGACCGCATCGCCCGCGCTGGCGCAGGAACCGGCCGCGCCCGCTGAAACCAGCGCGTATGGCAATGACATCGTCGTCACGGCCCAGCGTCGCGAAAGCTCGCTCCAGGAAACGCCGATCTCGGTGACGGCGCTTGGCGAACAGGCGCTGCAGGATCTCCAGATCCAGCGCACGGCCGACCTGCAGCGCGTGACGCCCAGCCTCAGCGTGGCGCAGGGCACCGTCGATCCCACCACGCTTACCATCTTCATGCGCGGCGCCGGGCAGAACGCGGGCACCTGGGTGGGCTACGAATCCGCGGTCGGCCTCTATATCGACGATCTGTACTTCGCGAGCCTGACGGGCGCGAACCTGGACCTGGCCGACCTTGAACGGATCGAGGTTCTGCGCGGGCCCCAGGGCACGCTCTATGGCCGCAACACGCTGACGGGCGCGATCAAGTACGTGACCAGGAAGCCGGACGGCTCGACTTTCGGCTCGCTGCAGGCCGAGGCGGGTGCCTACGACATGGTGCGCCTCAAGGGCACGGTCTCGACCGCGCTGTCCGACGACTGGGCGGTGCTTGCCAGCGGCAACTTCTACGACCGCGACGGCTATTTCAGCGCTCCGGCGCTGGATCGCGATGACTATGGCAAGGCGACCGAGTACGGCGGGCGCGTGGCGCTGGCCTATACCGGGGGCGGGCCCTTCGGGCTCAACGCCTCGGCCTTCTATTCGCGCGCGAAGAACGATGGATCGGTGGGTCTGGCCACCGACCCGGTGACGCTCGAGTCCGCAGCCTCCGATCCCTACACCTATGTCGGCCCGCTCGATGGCTACGGCGATGTCGAGACCTATGGCGGTGATCTCACGCTGAGCTACGAGGTGGGCGGGGCGACGATCAAGTCGATCACCGGCGTCGTGCGCAACGAGCAGGAGTTTCTGGCCGACACCACCGCCGGGCAGCCCACCAACACTGTCGATGGCCCCTATGCGCTGGGCTTCGACCGGCTGGAATCGGAAGCCGGGCGCACTCAGATCTCGCAGGAACTGCAGATCCTGGGCGATGCGGTCGGGGACCGGCTGCACTACATCGCCGGGCTCTACTACTTCCGCGAGAAGGGCCATCAGGGGCGGAGCGACTATCTCCTGAACCTCTATCAGTTGATGCCCCAGCTGGTCGACATGAAGACCACCAGTTACGCCGCCTATGGCCAGCTGACCTATGACCTGACGCCCACGCTCTCGGCAACGGCGGGCCTGCGCTACACGCACGAGACCAAGTCGGTCGAGGGTTACCAGCAGAACAACCTGACGACCGTGCCCGAGGACCGGACCTACGGCGCCATCGACGCGACCCGGAAGGCCAAATCCTGGACCCCCAAGTTCGGCCTCGAATGGCAGGCGACCCCGGATATCCTTGCCTATGCCAGCGTTTCGCGCGGCTTTCAGGCGGGTGGGTTCAACTACCTGGCGCTCGCCAATCCGACCAACTACGAGAACGGCTTCGACCCGCAGACCGTGTGGGCCTATGAAGTGGGACTCAAGACGACCTTCCTGGACGGCAAGGCGCATCTCAACCTTGCTGCCTACCGCAACGACTTCAGCGATATCCAGACCAACGTGATCGTGGCGGGCTCCTCGCTGACGCAGAACGCGGGTACGGCGCGGGTGCAGGGTATCGAGGGCGAGTTCGCCTATTCGCCGTTGCCGGGTTGGAACCTGTTTGCGTCGGGCTCCTACAACGACGACACGTACCGCGACATCGACCCGGCGAGTTCGGCTGCGTCCTCGGGCGCGACGCGGCTGCCCAACGTGCCGCACTGGCAGGGCAGTGCGGGCTTCTCGGGCCGGGTGCCCGACGAGAAGCTGGGCGACCTTCTGGTCGGGGCCGACTATTCGTACATGGGCGGCAAGTACCTTGGCGGCACCAACGCGCCGATCACCTACATGCCCGACTATGAACTCGTGAACGCCTACGTCGGCTGGGCGCCGCCGGTTGACAGCGATATCGAGTTGCGCTTCTCGGTCGCCAACCTCCTCAAGGAAGACTACTACGTCTACGGCAACGTGCTGGGGGCCTACGGCATTCGCAGCCCCGGCGATCCGCGGACCTGGAAGGTTTCGGTGAGGTTCAGCTATTAA
- the pal gene encoding peptidoglycan-associated lipoprotein Pal: protein MPSSLSMSRNLKSGSTLLLVAGALALSACASKAPKELPPEPGPARTTTQPDSGEALGPRPGSQADFAAQMMGDDTIYFDTDKYDIDAMDQQALAKQAQWLMTYPEKRATIEGHADERGTREYNLALGERRANSAKNYLISLGVAASRLTTLSYGKERPVALGSNEQAWAQNRRAVTVTID from the coding sequence CCTGCTTCTCGTGGCAGGTGCGCTGGCGCTGTCCGCCTGCGCTTCGAAGGCGCCCAAGGAACTGCCGCCCGAACCCGGCCCGGCCCGCACCACCACGCAGCCCGATTCGGGCGAGGCGCTGGGCCCGCGTCCCGGCAGCCAGGCTGATTTTGCCGCGCAGATGATGGGCGATGACACCATCTACTTCGACACCGACAAGTACGACATCGACGCGATGGACCAGCAGGCGCTCGCCAAGCAGGCGCAGTGGCTGATGACCTACCCCGAGAAGCGTGCGACGATCGAAGGCCATGCGGACGAACGCGGCACGCGCGAGTACAACCTCGCGCTGGGTGAGCGCCGTGCGAACTCGGCCAAGAACTACCTGATCAGCCTGGGCGTTGCGGCGAGCCGCCTCACCACGCTCAGCTACGGCAAGGAGCGCCCGGTGGCGCTGGGCTCGAACGAGCAGGCCTGGGCGCAGAACCGCCGTGCGGTGACCGTCACCATCGACTGA
- the fumC gene encoding class II fumarate hydratase, whose product MKTRMESDSLGEIAVPQDAYWGAQTQRSIANFPFGETERMPIAIVHAMALVKQAAARVNRRHGLDDALAEAIEQAASEVVAGQLDDQFPLVIWQTGSGTQTNMNVNEVIAGRANEILTGTRGGKSPVHPNDHVNKGQSSNDSFPTAMHVAAARAAQDTLIPALETLEGALLAKAERWSDIVKIGRTHLQDATPVTLGQEFSGYYTQLRLARTRTLPMIEHGLCRLAIGGTAVGTGLNAPEGFGKDVAAELAELTGLPFHAAPNPFEALASHDTLVEFSGRLNTLAVALTKIANDIRWLGSGPRSGLGEIELPANEPGSSIMPGKVNPTQCEMLTMVAAQVIGNHQAITVGGLQGAFELNVFKPMIGAAVMRSLHLLSVGMESFTTRCVEGIEPNRARIAELVSNSLMLVTALAPEIGYDKAAKIAKHAHEKGLTLRAAALELGLVDAETFDRVVRPETMV is encoded by the coding sequence ATGAAAACCCGCATGGAAAGCGACAGTCTCGGCGAAATCGCCGTGCCGCAGGACGCCTACTGGGGCGCCCAGACCCAGCGCAGCATCGCCAACTTCCCCTTCGGCGAGACCGAGCGCATGCCCATCGCGATCGTCCACGCCATGGCGCTGGTCAAGCAGGCCGCCGCCCGGGTCAACCGCCGCCATGGCCTCGACGACGCCCTCGCCGAGGCCATCGAACAGGCCGCCTCCGAGGTTGTCGCAGGGCAGCTCGACGACCAGTTCCCCCTCGTCATCTGGCAGACGGGCAGTGGCACCCAGACCAACATGAACGTCAACGAGGTGATCGCGGGCCGCGCCAACGAGATCCTGACCGGCACGCGTGGCGGCAAGAGCCCCGTCCACCCCAACGACCACGTCAACAAGGGCCAGTCCTCGAACGACAGCTTCCCCACCGCCATGCATGTCGCCGCAGCTCGCGCCGCGCAGGACACGCTGATCCCCGCGCTCGAGACACTGGAGGGCGCCCTCCTCGCCAAGGCGGAGCGCTGGTCGGACATCGTCAAGATCGGCCGCACCCACCTCCAGGACGCGACGCCCGTTACGCTGGGGCAGGAATTTTCCGGCTACTACACCCAGCTGCGGCTTGCCCGCACAAGGACCCTGCCGATGATCGAGCATGGCCTGTGCCGCCTTGCCATCGGTGGCACCGCGGTCGGCACGGGCCTCAACGCGCCCGAAGGCTTCGGCAAGGACGTCGCGGCCGAACTTGCCGAGCTGACCGGCCTGCCCTTCCACGCCGCGCCCAACCCGTTCGAGGCGCTGGCGAGCCACGACACCCTCGTCGAGTTTTCGGGACGACTCAACACGCTGGCGGTCGCGCTCACCAAGATCGCCAACGACATCCGCTGGCTGGGCTCGGGCCCGCGTTCGGGGCTGGGCGAGATCGAGCTGCCCGCTAACGAACCGGGCAGCTCGATCATGCCCGGCAAGGTCAATCCCACCCAGTGCGAGATGCTGACGATGGTCGCCGCGCAGGTCATCGGCAACCACCAGGCGATCACCGTGGGCGGTCTGCAGGGCGCATTCGAGCTCAATGTCTTCAAGCCCATGATCGGGGCGGCGGTGATGCGCTCGCTTCACCTGCTGAGCGTGGGCATGGAGAGCTTCACCACCCGCTGCGTGGAGGGGATCGAGCCCAACCGCGCACGCATCGCCGAACTGGTGTCCAACTCGCTCATGCTGGTGACCGCGCTGGCCCCCGAGATCGGCTACGACAAGGCCGCAAAGATCGCCAAGCACGCGCACGAAAAGGGCCTCACCCTGCGCGCCGCCGCGCTCGAACTCGGCCTTGTCGATGCGGAAACCTTCGACCGCGTGGTGCGCCCCGAAACGATGGTCTGA
- a CDS encoding thiamine pyrophosphate-binding protein, which yields MTKDLSSTPEPARTCAQYLAQGICESGTETVFALAGATHAPLLFALEERGVSIVGGRHESGTVGGADGYVRRSGRTGFALIVAEQGLANAMTALMTAAQAESPLVVIATRFPDSWVEPSVPYAVDRHEMTAPYLKFSRTVPSPDRLGEYFHAAMKAANEGVPGPALLVLPLDFLTRETTSTPRAPVTVPTLPGAHDAQVAAMARMLAEARRPIIVTDNRAALSPCGEALQALAGMGVPVLGNGLGRGLVPEVAPTGYPWPYAQRAACEADLVLVVGARLNMWFGYGLAPRFAPEARFIHLDTSAEAIGRNVPVELAVLADPARTLTALGETLQAQDFHRDPSWIAQALEPRAARVEALLADYGEGLHPASIGAALDRILPRERVLVCDGADSMNFTHACMRVHTPRSYADLLPFGAMGAAFPLAIGMAAAEAEAARREARDPVPVALVTGDGSLGFFLAELDTAARSGLPLLVLVSNDGKWGTEYHGQKLAYGRAINTDLGQSDYAAIARAFGGHGESVETRGELDAALAEALVRRGPSLIDVRVDPEGGRIRKTEPLLGMVLFEDIPGHRVAGALRAPLSAPLSR from the coding sequence ATGACCAAGGACCTCTCCTCCACGCCAGAACCGGCCCGGACCTGTGCCCAATACCTGGCCCAGGGTATCTGCGAATCCGGCACCGAGACGGTGTTTGCCCTCGCCGGGGCGACTCACGCTCCGCTTCTGTTCGCGCTGGAAGAGCGGGGCGTTTCCATCGTTGGCGGCCGCCACGAAAGCGGGACCGTGGGCGGGGCCGATGGCTATGTCCGCCGCTCGGGCCGCACCGGCTTTGCGCTGATCGTGGCCGAGCAGGGGCTGGCCAACGCGATGACCGCGCTGATGACCGCCGCGCAGGCCGAAAGTCCACTGGTAGTGATCGCGACGCGCTTTCCCGACAGCTGGGTCGAACCCTCCGTGCCTTATGCCGTCGACCGTCACGAGATGACCGCCCCCTATCTCAAGTTCAGCCGCACGGTACCCTCACCCGACCGGCTGGGCGAGTATTTCCACGCGGCGATGAAGGCGGCCAATGAAGGCGTGCCCGGCCCGGCCCTGCTTGTGCTGCCGCTTGATTTCCTGACGCGCGAGACCACGAGCACGCCGCGCGCGCCGGTCACGGTGCCCACGCTGCCCGGGGCGCACGACGCGCAGGTCGCGGCGATGGCCCGGATGCTGGCCGAAGCCCGCCGTCCGATCATCGTGACCGACAACCGGGCGGCCCTCTCGCCGTGCGGGGAGGCCTTGCAGGCGCTGGCGGGCATGGGTGTGCCGGTCCTGGGCAATGGCCTTGGGCGCGGGCTCGTCCCCGAGGTTGCGCCGACCGGCTATCCCTGGCCTTACGCCCAGCGCGCCGCGTGCGAGGCGGACCTGGTGCTGGTGGTCGGCGCGCGGTTGAACATGTGGTTCGGCTATGGCCTGGCGCCGCGCTTCGCGCCGGAGGCCCGCTTTATCCATCTCGACACCAGCGCCGAGGCTATCGGGCGCAATGTCCCTGTCGAACTCGCCGTACTGGCCGATCCGGCGCGCACGCTGACAGCGCTTGGCGAAACCTTGCAGGCGCAGGATTTCCACCGCGATCCGAGCTGGATCGCACAGGCCCTGGAGCCCCGGGCGGCGCGCGTGGAGGCGTTGCTCGCCGATTATGGCGAGGGCCTGCATCCCGCCTCCATCGGCGCCGCGCTCGACCGCATCCTGCCGCGCGAGCGGGTGCTGGTCTGCGATGGCGCGGATTCGATGAACTTCACCCACGCCTGCATGCGGGTCCACACCCCCCGCTCCTATGCCGACCTGCTGCCCTTTGGCGCGATGGGGGCGGCCTTTCCGCTGGCCATTGGCATGGCGGCGGCCGAGGCCGAAGCCGCGCGGCGCGAAGCGCGCGATCCGGTGCCCGTTGCGCTTGTGACAGGCGATGGTTCGCTGGGCTTCTTCCTGGCCGAACTGGACACTGCGGCGCGCTCGGGTCTGCCGCTCCTCGTCCTCGTCTCGAACGATGGCAAATGGGGCACCGAGTACCACGGCCAGAAGCTGGCCTACGGGCGCGCGATCAACACCGACCTGGGCCAGTCCGACTACGCCGCCATTGCGCGCGCCTTTGGCGGACATGGCGAAAGCGTGGAGACGCGAGGTGAGCTCGATGCCGCGCTCGCCGAGGCGCTGGTGCGCAGGGGCCCAAGCCTCATCGACGTGCGCGTCGATCCGGAAGGCGGGCGCATCCGCAAGACCGAGCCGCTGCTGGGAATGGTCCTGTTCGAGGACATTCCTGGTCATCGAGTGGCCGGGGCACTGAGGGCCCCACTTTCAGCACCACTATCAAGATAA
- a CDS encoding HAD family hydrolase, producing MTSTAPTDAPSRLPEAPFRPEAIIFDMDGTLLDTESLYRQSQREAARALGHDLPEDLHRQFVGVHREVNDLHLQRLWGEDADVAAFNAHADKLFNELWRADLPLRPGARELLEALTETGLPLGLCTSTRSPLAQEKLKVAGFLDLFASIVTLNDVDQPKPHAEPYLLSARNLGVDPQRCVVVEDSPNGLRAGAGAGMTVLLVPDLLAPTPETRALAHAVLPDLHAVKEWIIAAL from the coding sequence GTGACATCTACCGCGCCGACCGATGCGCCCTCGCGCCTGCCCGAAGCTCCCTTCCGGCCCGAGGCGATCATCTTCGACATGGATGGCACCCTGCTCGACACCGAGAGCCTCTACCGCCAGTCCCAGCGCGAAGCCGCGCGCGCGCTCGGACATGACCTGCCCGAGGACCTCCACCGCCAGTTCGTGGGCGTCCACCGCGAAGTGAATGACCTGCACCTTCAACGCCTGTGGGGCGAGGACGCTGACGTCGCCGCCTTCAACGCCCACGCCGACAAACTGTTCAATGAGCTGTGGCGCGCCGATCTTCCGCTGCGCCCCGGTGCCCGCGAACTGCTCGAGGCGCTTACCGAGACCGGCCTCCCGCTGGGCCTGTGCACCTCGACGCGCAGTCCGCTCGCGCAGGAGAAGCTGAAGGTCGCAGGATTCCTCGACCTCTTCGCCTCGATCGTCACCCTGAACGATGTCGACCAGCCCAAGCCCCATGCCGAGCCCTACCTGCTCAGCGCCCGCAATCTGGGTGTCGATCCGCAGCGCTGCGTGGTCGTGGAAGATTCGCCCAACGGCCTGCGCGCAGGTGCCGGGGCGGGCATGACCGTCCTGCTCGTTCCCGATCTCCTCGCGCCGACGCCCGAGACGCGCGCGCTTGCCCACGCTGTGCTGCCCGATCTGCACGCGGTGAAAGAGTGGATAATCGCGGCCCTGTAA
- a CDS encoding J domain-containing protein produces the protein MARAKRSDNWGFPRWGGYGSSREATQVRICDRHGCTERGDCPAPKSPNSPDRWYFCQKHAAEYNSGWDYFAGLDKEEAEKRESEEWTETAGYKESAHYGWGGSGDGTRSRDELRALEVLGLDPDAEFQEVRKAWRTKAKEVHPDVKPGDAEAAKAFQTYQLAYEVLRAAEERREWQG, from the coding sequence ATGGCCCGTGCAAAACGATCCGACAACTGGGGGTTCCCGCGCTGGGGCGGCTACGGCAGCTCGCGCGAGGCGACGCAAGTGCGCATCTGCGACCGTCACGGCTGCACCGAACGCGGCGACTGCCCCGCGCCCAAGAGCCCCAACAGCCCGGATCGCTGGTATTTCTGCCAGAAGCACGCGGCCGAATACAACTCGGGCTGGGACTACTTTGCCGGGCTCGACAAGGAAGAGGCCGAAAAGCGCGAGTCCGAGGAATGGACCGAGACCGCCGGCTACAAGGAATCGGCGCATTACGGCTGGGGCGGCTCGGGCGACGGGACGCGCAGCCGCGACGAACTGCGCGCGCTCGAAGTCCTCGGCCTCGATCCCGACGCCGAGTTCCAGGAAGTGCGCAAGGCCTGGCGCACCAAGGCCAAGGAAGTCCACCCCGACGTGAAGCCGGGCGATGCGGAAGCGGCCAAGGCCTTCCAGACCTACCAGCTTGCCTACGAGGTCCTGCGCGCGGCGGAAGAGCGGCGCGAGTGGCAGGGGTGA
- a CDS encoding SLC13 family permease, with amino-acid sequence MEPRWSSAERRLLPLVALAFTLWMTSPLLRPFLPAEALTDGTIAIGSSLLLFLLPDGTGRALLSWEEANRAPWDVIMMFGGGLALAAGMGASGLDDWLGRSLLPLSAVPLPLVALAITAMVILITEFASNVATASGIMPVVASLTVALGADPLLLAMPAALAASWGFMLPSGTGPNAIAWATGRIALPSMVKAGFWLDLAGAPMIVAVVWLVHALLR; translated from the coding sequence GTGGAGCCCCGCTGGTCGAGCGCCGAGCGCCGCCTCCTCCCGCTTGTTGCCCTCGCCTTCACGCTGTGGATGACAAGCCCGCTGCTCCGTCCCTTCCTTCCCGCAGAGGCGCTGACCGATGGCACCATCGCCATCGGGAGCAGCCTGCTTCTCTTCCTCCTCCCCGACGGTACCGGCCGCGCGCTTCTGAGCTGGGAGGAAGCCAACCGCGCGCCCTGGGATGTCATCATGATGTTCGGCGGAGGGCTGGCCCTCGCGGCCGGGATGGGCGCCTCGGGGCTCGACGATTGGCTGGGCCGTTCGCTCCTCCCGCTTTCGGCGGTCCCGCTGCCCCTCGTGGCCCTCGCCATCACCGCGATGGTGATCCTCATCACCGAGTTTGCCAGCAACGTCGCAACGGCAAGCGGCATCATGCCGGTCGTCGCCAGCCTCACCGTCGCGCTGGGCGCCGATCCTCTGCTGCTGGCAATGCCTGCCGCGCTTGCGGCCAGCTGGGGCTTCATGCTGCCCTCGGGCACGGGGCCCAACGCGATTGCCTGGGCGACAGGTCGGATCGCGCTTCCCAGCATGGTGAAGGCGGGCTTCTGGCTCGATCTCGCGGGCGCGCCGATGATCGTGGCCGTGGTCTGGCTGGTCCATGCGCTGCTGCGTTGA
- a CDS encoding MFS transporter encodes MNSAEHQSSDAQPGSLAEFRAGWRPLVACAFGLGLGLSPIAPYTSGIMATALEGEFGWSRADILGTLMLAPIALVFLGAYVGRLVDRLGPRKVALVSTAGLGLAQLLIALIGGQLLTFYAAWAVLAVISLGTLPMTYAKVINAWFTQSRGLALGLALASTGATGAAIPFLLNAALEAFGWRGGYLLLAALPLVFALPVLFAWLRLPEARARTASEALPQTGIAVRQALRGYRFWVLAVGSMALAFGVSGLLPNLFPLLLDRGVDNSTAASALAALAISVTAGRILSGFLLDRIWAPLVCALLVIPATFALVLLANPGLTVPVMVASVVTLGLVAGAEFDLVAYMTARYFGQKHFSELYGIQYAAFGLGAGFAPAFYGAMYDRFGSYQPEIILSIALLLFSVAITFALGRYPTSFTPAPEAAQPRASAHPAGEPRTA; translated from the coding sequence ATGAATAGTGCGGAACACCAAAGCTCCGACGCACAGCCAGGCAGCCTCGCCGAATTCCGCGCAGGGTGGCGGCCTCTGGTCGCCTGCGCCTTTGGCTTGGGCCTGGGTCTCTCCCCCATCGCGCCCTACACCTCGGGCATCATGGCGACCGCGCTCGAAGGTGAATTCGGGTGGTCGCGCGCCGATATCCTGGGCACGCTGATGCTCGCGCCCATCGCGCTGGTCTTCCTGGGCGCCTATGTCGGGCGTCTTGTGGACCGGCTGGGGCCGCGCAAGGTCGCGCTTGTCTCGACGGCAGGCCTGGGCCTTGCCCAGCTGCTCATCGCGCTCATCGGCGGCCAGCTCCTGACGTTCTATGCCGCCTGGGCGGTGCTTGCCGTCATTTCGCTGGGCACCCTGCCGATGACCTACGCCAAGGTCATCAACGCCTGGTTCACGCAGTCGCGCGGCCTGGCGCTGGGTCTCGCGCTCGCCTCGACCGGTGCCACCGGCGCGGCGATCCCGTTCCTGCTCAACGCCGCCCTGGAGGCGTTCGGCTGGCGCGGGGGTTACCTGCTCCTCGCCGCCCTGCCGCTGGTGTTCGCGCTGCCAGTCCTCTTTGCCTGGCTGCGCCTGCCCGAAGCGCGGGCCCGCACCGCCAGCGAAGCCCTTCCTCAGACCGGCATTGCCGTTCGCCAGGCCCTGCGCGGCTATCGCTTCTGGGTTCTGGCTGTCGGTTCGATGGCCCTTGCCTTCGGTGTCAGCGGCCTTCTGCCCAACCTCTTCCCGCTGTTGCTCGACCGCGGCGTGGACAATTCCACCGCCGCCTCCGCGCTCGCCGCACTGGCAATCAGCGTGACGGCGGGCCGTATTCTCTCAGGCTTCCTGCTCGACCGGATCTGGGCGCCGCTGGTCTGCGCCCTGCTCGTCATCCCGGCGACCTTCGCGCTCGTTCTGCTCGCCAATCCGGGGCTCACCGTGCCGGTCATGGTCGCCTCGGTCGTCACGCTGGGCCTGGTGGCCGGTGCCGAGTTCGATCTGGTTGCCTACATGACCGCCCGTTATTTCGGCCAGAAGCACTTCAGCGAGCTCTACGGCATCCAGTACGCCGCCTTCGGGCTTGGCGCAGGATTCGCGCCAGCCTTCTACGGCGCCATGTACGACCGGTTCGGAAGCTACCAGCCCGAGATCATCCTCTCGATCGCACTGCTCCTGTTCTCGGTCGCGATTACTTTCGCGCTCGGCCGTTACCCGACCTCGTTCACCCCGGCCCCCGAGGCTGCGCAGCCCCGGGCCTCGGCCCACCCGGCAGGGGAACCCCGGACAGCCTGA